Proteins encoded within one genomic window of Caldilineales bacterium:
- a CDS encoding cyclase family protein, producing MTRIVDLSVPIGEGTLSPPSVNTQLKITSFHRGPGFWQASKIEMLLHTGSHVDFTKHVQADGETAGEVALERVFGQALVVDLSFAQANHAITVADLEAHAPAIQPGDIVLVRTDWTEKHWGNFPTYFLESPYCTPEAAQWLIDRGAKAIGFDCFSEYCARLPDFTSEEFIIHKIILENGAILMQQLTNFSQLPAGGRFPFFAPFIKIVGAEGSPARFFALLD from the coding sequence ATGACTCGCATTGTTGATTTGTCCGTCCCCATCGGCGAAGGCACCCTCAGCCCGCCATCCGTCAACACCCAACTCAAGATCACCAGCTTCCATCGCGGCCCCGGCTTTTGGCAGGCCAGCAAGATCGAGATGCTGCTGCACACCGGCTCACACGTCGATTTTACCAAGCACGTGCAGGCGGATGGCGAGACCGCCGGTGAGGTGGCATTGGAGCGGGTCTTCGGCCAGGCGCTGGTCGTCGATCTGTCGTTTGCACAGGCCAACCATGCCATCACCGTCGCCGATCTCGAAGCCCACGCCCCCGCCATCCAGCCCGGCGACATCGTCCTCGTCCGCACCGACTGGACGGAGAAACACTGGGGCAATTTTCCGACGTACTTCCTGGAATCGCCGTACTGCACGCCCGAAGCCGCCCAATGGCTGATCGATCGCGGCGCCAAAGCCATCGGCTTCGACTGCTTCAGCGAATACTGCGCCCGCCTGCCGGACTTCACCTCCGAGGAATTCATCATCCACAAAATCATCCTCGAAAACGGCGCCATCCTCATGCAGCAACTCACCAACTTCTCGCAGCTTCCGGCCGGCGGCCGCTTCCCCTTCTTCGCTCCCTTCATCAAGATCGTGGGGGCGGAGGGATCGCCG
- a CDS encoding GIY-YIG nuclease family protein: MKQYYVYIMTNRSRTLYIGMTNDLERRVSQHKSKLIPGFTSKYNITQLVYYEATNDVHEAIAREKQLKGWLRSRKIALIESANPTWKDLSTDWHD; encoded by the coding sequence ATGAAGCAATACTACGTCTACATCATGACCAATCGCTCCCGCACGCTTTACATTGGCATGACCAACGACCTGGAACGACGCGTATCCCAGCACAAGAGCAAACTCATCCCCGGCTTCACCAGCAAATACAACATTACGCAACTTGTCTACTATGAAGCGACGAACGATGTCCATGAAGCCATCGCCCGCGAGAAGCAACTCAAAGGCTGGCTACGCTCGAGAAAGATCGCTTTGATCGAATCTGCGAATCCTACCTGGAAGGACCTGTCCACCGACTGGCACGACTGA
- a CDS encoding TIM barrel protein, with amino-acid sequence MNKHGYRFSFGPWNIHEGADPFGPPVRPSVPFARKLETLKALGFDAMQFHDDDAVPDLDGKSPAQMASEARAMRQLLADHGLVAEFVAPRLWEHPLTVDGGFTANDAAARAYANERAKKCADIGRELGTNLMVLWLAREGTYLREAKDAVQATHQLLETVDMLLAYDPDIRIAIEPKPNEPMDIAYLPTIGHALALGMQASDPARVGALVESAHAILAGLDPSDEMAFALAFDKLWSVHLNDQNGLKFDQDRSFGSVDLRRAFNQVRVLDENRFWERGMVGLDVKAIRTQPPELATKHLRNSLAAFLRLLEVVRSLDRARIDALRAARDYEELDWLILSALMG; translated from the coding sequence ATGAACAAACACGGCTACCGCTTTTCCTTCGGCCCCTGGAACATCCACGAGGGCGCCGATCCCTTTGGGCCGCCGGTGCGACCGAGCGTGCCCTTCGCCCGCAAGCTGGAGACGCTGAAGGCGCTCGGCTTCGACGCCATGCAGTTCCACGATGACGACGCCGTGCCCGACCTGGATGGCAAATCCCCGGCGCAGATGGCCAGCGAAGCGCGGGCCATGCGCCAACTGCTCGCCGACCACGGCCTCGTCGCCGAGTTCGTCGCCCCCCGGCTGTGGGAGCATCCATTGACGGTCGATGGCGGCTTCACGGCCAACGACGCCGCCGCGCGGGCCTATGCCAACGAGAGGGCGAAGAAATGCGCCGACATCGGCCGCGAGCTGGGGACGAATCTGATGGTGTTGTGGCTGGCGCGCGAGGGCACGTACCTCCGCGAGGCCAAGGACGCGGTCCAGGCCACACACCAACTGCTCGAGACCGTGGACATGCTCCTGGCCTATGACCCGGACATCCGCATCGCCATCGAGCCGAAGCCGAACGAGCCGATGGACATCGCCTACCTCCCCACCATCGGCCACGCCCTGGCCCTGGGTATGCAGGCCAGCGACCCCGCCCGCGTCGGCGCCCTGGTCGAATCGGCCCACGCCATCCTGGCCGGCCTCGACCCCTCGGACGAAATGGCCTTCGCCCTGGCTTTCGACAAACTGTGGAGCGTGCATCTCAACGACCAGAACGGTCTCAAGTTCGATCAAGACCGTTCGTTTGGGTCGGTGGATTTGCGCCGGGCCTTCAACCAGGTGCGGGTGCTGGACGAGAACCGCTTCTGGGAAAGGGGGATGGTGGGGTTGGATGTGAAGGCCATTCGCACCCAGCCGCCCGAGCTGGCGACCAAGCATCTGCGCAACAGCCTGGCCGCGTTCCTGCGCCTGCTCGAAGTCGTGCGCTCGCTCGACCGCGCCCGCATCGACGCCCTGCGCGCCGCTCGCGATTATGAGGAGTTGGACTGGCTGATCTTGAGCGCGTTGATGGGTTGA